The Diospyros lotus cultivar Yz01 chromosome 15, ASM1463336v1, whole genome shotgun sequence genome has a window encoding:
- the LOC127792500 gene encoding glutamate receptor 3.7 isoform X3 translates to MKITPLSLLVLILLGHSVCCQRPAVVNVGAIFSFDSVIGRVAKAAMEAAASNINEEPSILNGTKLNLIVEDANCSVFMGAIRALQVIGREVVAIIGPQSSSIAHVISEIANNLQLPLVSYAASDPTLSALQFPYFFRTIQSDSYQMAAMADLIHFYEWKEVIAIYVDNEYGRNGISALGHELGKKMLKISFKFPLPTDYDTDSITGVLNKLKLLGTRVYVVHVNPDPKLRIFNLAQKLDMMARNYVWLATDWLSATLDTLSPENQTSLTILEGVVGFRQHVPQTTQEKAFVSRWRKMQQDGKVNSELNVYGLYAYDTVWAVAYAIDKFLNAHNNIRFSLSSKLQDAKGSNIQLGNLKVFDGGKLLVKILQDTSFTGLTGQFQFNPDRNLVSSAYDVINIARMAIRTVGYWSNYSGLSISPPETFKGEEITKSSLDWKLDGVTWPGGITERPRGWVVSDNGRPFRIAAPNRASFVEFVTEIHGSHSMHGYCIDVFNEARKLVPYDIPYRFEPFGDGRRNPDYNELMRKVADDVFDAAVGDIAIVTNRTRIVDFTQPFIATGLVIVAPVSRSKSGAWVFLKPFTVEMWSVTAAAFVVIAVVIWILEHRVNDDFRGSPRRQLITMFMFSFSTLFKANQEQTISTLGRMVMVVWLFLLLVITSSYTANLTSILTVQRLSSSITGIDSLIAGSWPIGYQVGSFAYSYLTESLNIPGSRLISLGSPEEYEKALRLGPSRGGVAAIVDELPYVELFLSNQTDYGIVGQPFTKSGWGFVFQKDSPLAVDMSTTILKLAETGKLQKLHEKWFCKHGCASEKGRRPDRNELHFSSFRALFLLCGGFTLAALLVFFIRTVRQYMRYTRKKQMGPSTPSSSARSSARFSVVIHNFFEFIDEKEEAIKKIFTQHDDVQPQTSGSGI, encoded by the exons caTTGCAGGTGATTGGGAGAGAAGTAGTGGCAATAATTGGCCCACAGTCTTCTTCCATAGCTCATGTGATTTCTGAGATTGCCAACAATCTGCAACTCCCTCTTGTCTCTTATGCTGCCTCTGATCCCACTCTGTCAGCCTTGCAGTTCCCCTACTTTTTCCGAACTATACAAAGCGATTCCTACcaaatggcagccatggccgatttgATTCACTTTTATGAGTGGAAAGAGGTCATTGCCATCTATGTGGATAATGAGTACGGAAGGAATGGAATTTCTGCATTAGGTCATGAGCTTGGgaagaaaatgttaaaaatttcCTTCAAATTTCCGTTGCCTACTGATTATGATACCGACAGTATAACAGGTGTGCTGAATAAATTGAAATTGCTTGGAACCCGTGTTTATGTTGTCCATGTCAATCCAGACCCAAAATTGAGAATCTTTAACCTTGCCCAAAAACTTGACATGATGGCTAGAAACTATGTGTGGCTTGCAACGGATTGGCTTTCTGCTACACTAGATACACTCTCCCCAGAGAATCAAACTTCATTGACAATCCTTGAAGGTGTAGTTGGGTTCCGTCAACATGTCCCACAAACCACTCAGGAAAAGGCCTTTGTGTCTCGATGGAGAAAGATGCAGCAGGATGGGAAAGTAAATTCTGAATTGAATGTTTATGGACTTTACGCATATGATACAGTATGGGCAGTTGCGTATGCAATTGATAAATTTCTGAATGCGCACAACAACATAAGATTTTCTTTGAGTAGCAAGCTACAAGATGCAAAGGGATCTAATATACAGCTTGGAAATCTCAAAGTTTTTGATGGCGGCAAACTTCTAGTCAAGATATTACAGGACACGAGCTTTACAGGTTTGACAGGCCAATTTCAATTCAATCCCGATCGGAACCTTGTGAGCAGCGCTTATGATGTTATTAACATTGCGCGGATGGCAATTCGTACGGTAGGTTATTGGTCCAATTATTCAGGTCTCTCTATTTCTCCACCTGAAACTTTTAAAGGAGAAGAAATTACCAAATCCTCTTTAGATTGGAAACTTGACGGTGTTACATGGCCTGGCGGGATAACAGAAAGGCCACGTGGATGGGTGGTTTCAGACAATGGAAGGCCGTTTCGAATTGCGGCGCCAAATAGAGCCAGTTTCGTTGAATTTGTGACAGAGATACACGGCAGCCACAGCATGCATGGTTACTGCATTGATGTGTTTAATGAAGCCCGAAAGCTAGTTCCATATGATATCCCTTACAGATTTGAGCCATTTGGGGATGGTCGGCGCAATCCCGATTATAACGAACTTATGAGGAAGGTTGCAGATGAT GTGTTTGATGCGGCTGTTGGAGACATTGCAATTGTGACGAACCGCACAAGGATTGTTGATTTTACCCAGCCTTTTATTGCCACAGGTCTAGTCATAGTGGCTCCCGTCAGCAGGTCAAAGTCAGGCGCATGGGTGTTTCTCAAACCATTCACAGTAGAGATGTGGTCTGTCACTGCAGCTGCCTTTGTGGTAATTGCAGTGGTTATCTGGATTCTTGAGCATCGTGTCAACGATGATTTCCGGGGTTCTCCTAGGAGGCAGCTCATAACAATGTTCAT GTTCAGCTTCTCAACTCTATTCAAGGCAAATC AAGAACAGACGATAAGCACACTTGGAAGGATGGTAATGGTGGTCTGGCTTTTCCTTTTGTTGGTGATCACATCAAGTTACACAGCAAACCTGACTTCAATCCTTACAGTCCAGCGGCTTTCATCATCCATCACAGGAATTGACAGCCTAATTGCCGGAAGCTGGCCTATTGGCTATCAAGTGGGCTCATTTGCTTATAGCTATTTAACGGAGAGTCTTAACATACCTGGATCCAGACTCATTTCTCTTGGCTCCCCTGAAGAATACGAGAAAGCACTTCGGCTGGGACCAAGCAGAGGAGGAGTGGCAGCTATTGTGGATGAACTTCCATATGTCGAATTATTTCTGTCAAATCAGACGGATTATGGTATTGTCGGGCAGCCATTCACAAAGAGTGGGTGGGGATTT GTTTTTCAGAAAGACTCTCCGCTAGCTGTTGACATGTCCACGACGATCCTCAAGCTTGCTGAGACCGGAAAACTTCAGAAGCTACACGAGAAGTGGTTCTGCAAGCATGGTTGTGCATCGGAGAAGGGAAGAAGGCCTGATCGCAATGAGCTCCACTTCAGCAGCTTCCGGGCTCTTTTCCTTCTATGTGGTGGCTTCACTCTTGCTGCCCTGCTAGTGTTTTTCATCCGAACTGTTCGCCAGTACATGCGATACACCAGGAAGAAGCAGATGGGGCCCTCTACCCCCTCGTCCTCTGCGCGATCAAGTGCCCGCTTTTCAGTTGTCATTCATAACTTCTTCGAGTTCATTGACGAGAAGGAAGAAGCCATCAAGAAGATATTTACTCAACACGACGATGTTCAACCTCAGACAAGTGGATCAGGAATTTGA
- the LOC127792500 gene encoding glutamate receptor 3.7 isoform X4 encodes MQIAAFSWGQLEVIGREVVAIIGPQSSSIAHVISEIANNLQLPLVSYAASDPTLSALQFPYFFRTIQSDSYQMAAMADLIHFYEWKEVIAIYVDNEYGRNGISALGHELGKKMLKISFKFPLPTDYDTDSITGVLNKLKLLGTRVYVVHVNPDPKLRIFNLAQKLDMMARNYVWLATDWLSATLDTLSPENQTSLTILEGVVGFRQHVPQTTQEKAFVSRWRKMQQDGKVNSELNVYGLYAYDTVWAVAYAIDKFLNAHNNIRFSLSSKLQDAKGSNIQLGNLKVFDGGKLLVKILQDTSFTGLTGQFQFNPDRNLVSSAYDVINIARMAIRTVGYWSNYSGLSISPPETFKGEEITKSSLDWKLDGVTWPGGITERPRGWVVSDNGRPFRIAAPNRASFVEFVTEIHGSHSMHGYCIDVFNEARKLVPYDIPYRFEPFGDGRRNPDYNELMRKVADDVFDAAVGDIAIVTNRTRIVDFTQPFIATGLVIVAPVSRSKSGAWVFLKPFTVEMWSVTAAAFVVIAVVIWILEHRVNDDFRGSPRRQLITMFMFSFSTLFKANQEQTISTLGRMVMVVWLFLLLVITSSYTANLTSILTVQRLSSSITGIDSLIAGSWPIGYQVGSFAYSYLTESLNIPGSRLISLGSPEEYEKALRLGPSRGGVAAIVDELPYVELFLSNQTDYGIVGQPFTKSGWGFVFQKDSPLAVDMSTTILKLAETGKLQKLHEKWFCKHGCASEKGRRPDRNELHFSSFRALFLLCGGFTLAALLVFFIRTVRQYMRYTRKKQMGPSTPSSSARSSARFSVVIHNFFEFIDEKEEAIKKIFTQHDDVQPQTSGSGI; translated from the exons ATGCAAATTGCAGCGTTTTCATGGGGGCAATTAGAG GTGATTGGGAGAGAAGTAGTGGCAATAATTGGCCCACAGTCTTCTTCCATAGCTCATGTGATTTCTGAGATTGCCAACAATCTGCAACTCCCTCTTGTCTCTTATGCTGCCTCTGATCCCACTCTGTCAGCCTTGCAGTTCCCCTACTTTTTCCGAACTATACAAAGCGATTCCTACcaaatggcagccatggccgatttgATTCACTTTTATGAGTGGAAAGAGGTCATTGCCATCTATGTGGATAATGAGTACGGAAGGAATGGAATTTCTGCATTAGGTCATGAGCTTGGgaagaaaatgttaaaaatttcCTTCAAATTTCCGTTGCCTACTGATTATGATACCGACAGTATAACAGGTGTGCTGAATAAATTGAAATTGCTTGGAACCCGTGTTTATGTTGTCCATGTCAATCCAGACCCAAAATTGAGAATCTTTAACCTTGCCCAAAAACTTGACATGATGGCTAGAAACTATGTGTGGCTTGCAACGGATTGGCTTTCTGCTACACTAGATACACTCTCCCCAGAGAATCAAACTTCATTGACAATCCTTGAAGGTGTAGTTGGGTTCCGTCAACATGTCCCACAAACCACTCAGGAAAAGGCCTTTGTGTCTCGATGGAGAAAGATGCAGCAGGATGGGAAAGTAAATTCTGAATTGAATGTTTATGGACTTTACGCATATGATACAGTATGGGCAGTTGCGTATGCAATTGATAAATTTCTGAATGCGCACAACAACATAAGATTTTCTTTGAGTAGCAAGCTACAAGATGCAAAGGGATCTAATATACAGCTTGGAAATCTCAAAGTTTTTGATGGCGGCAAACTTCTAGTCAAGATATTACAGGACACGAGCTTTACAGGTTTGACAGGCCAATTTCAATTCAATCCCGATCGGAACCTTGTGAGCAGCGCTTATGATGTTATTAACATTGCGCGGATGGCAATTCGTACGGTAGGTTATTGGTCCAATTATTCAGGTCTCTCTATTTCTCCACCTGAAACTTTTAAAGGAGAAGAAATTACCAAATCCTCTTTAGATTGGAAACTTGACGGTGTTACATGGCCTGGCGGGATAACAGAAAGGCCACGTGGATGGGTGGTTTCAGACAATGGAAGGCCGTTTCGAATTGCGGCGCCAAATAGAGCCAGTTTCGTTGAATTTGTGACAGAGATACACGGCAGCCACAGCATGCATGGTTACTGCATTGATGTGTTTAATGAAGCCCGAAAGCTAGTTCCATATGATATCCCTTACAGATTTGAGCCATTTGGGGATGGTCGGCGCAATCCCGATTATAACGAACTTATGAGGAAGGTTGCAGATGAT GTGTTTGATGCGGCTGTTGGAGACATTGCAATTGTGACGAACCGCACAAGGATTGTTGATTTTACCCAGCCTTTTATTGCCACAGGTCTAGTCATAGTGGCTCCCGTCAGCAGGTCAAAGTCAGGCGCATGGGTGTTTCTCAAACCATTCACAGTAGAGATGTGGTCTGTCACTGCAGCTGCCTTTGTGGTAATTGCAGTGGTTATCTGGATTCTTGAGCATCGTGTCAACGATGATTTCCGGGGTTCTCCTAGGAGGCAGCTCATAACAATGTTCAT GTTCAGCTTCTCAACTCTATTCAAGGCAAATC AAGAACAGACGATAAGCACACTTGGAAGGATGGTAATGGTGGTCTGGCTTTTCCTTTTGTTGGTGATCACATCAAGTTACACAGCAAACCTGACTTCAATCCTTACAGTCCAGCGGCTTTCATCATCCATCACAGGAATTGACAGCCTAATTGCCGGAAGCTGGCCTATTGGCTATCAAGTGGGCTCATTTGCTTATAGCTATTTAACGGAGAGTCTTAACATACCTGGATCCAGACTCATTTCTCTTGGCTCCCCTGAAGAATACGAGAAAGCACTTCGGCTGGGACCAAGCAGAGGAGGAGTGGCAGCTATTGTGGATGAACTTCCATATGTCGAATTATTTCTGTCAAATCAGACGGATTATGGTATTGTCGGGCAGCCATTCACAAAGAGTGGGTGGGGATTT GTTTTTCAGAAAGACTCTCCGCTAGCTGTTGACATGTCCACGACGATCCTCAAGCTTGCTGAGACCGGAAAACTTCAGAAGCTACACGAGAAGTGGTTCTGCAAGCATGGTTGTGCATCGGAGAAGGGAAGAAGGCCTGATCGCAATGAGCTCCACTTCAGCAGCTTCCGGGCTCTTTTCCTTCTATGTGGTGGCTTCACTCTTGCTGCCCTGCTAGTGTTTTTCATCCGAACTGTTCGCCAGTACATGCGATACACCAGGAAGAAGCAGATGGGGCCCTCTACCCCCTCGTCCTCTGCGCGATCAAGTGCCCGCTTTTCAGTTGTCATTCATAACTTCTTCGAGTTCATTGACGAGAAGGAAGAAGCCATCAAGAAGATATTTACTCAACACGACGATGTTCAACCTCAGACAAGTGGATCAGGAATTTGA
- the LOC127792500 gene encoding glutamate receptor 3.7 isoform X1, translated as MKITPLSLLVLILLGHSVCCQRPAVVNVGAIFSFDTVIGRVAKAAMEAAASNINEEPSILNGTKLNLIVEDANCSVFMGAIRALQVIGREVVAIIGPQSSSIAHVISEIANNLQLPLVSYAASDPTLSALQFPYFFRTIQSDSYQMAAMADLIHFYEWKEVIAIYVDNEYGRNGISALGHELGKKMLKISFKFPLPTDYDTDSITGVLNKLKLLGTRVYVVHVNPDPKLRIFNLAQKLDMMARNYVWLATDWLSATLDTLSPENQTSLTILEGVVGFRQHVPQTTQEKAFVSRWRKMQQDGKVNSELNVYGLYAYDTVWAVAYAIDKFLNAHNNIRFSLSSKLQDAKGSNIQLGNLKVFDGGKLLVKILQDTSFTGLTGQFQFNPDRNLVSSAYDVINIARMAIRTVGYWSNYSGLSISPPETFKGEEITKSSLDWKLDGVTWPGGITERPRGWVVSDNGRPFRIAAPNRASFVEFVTEIHGSHSMHGYCIDVFNEARKLVPYDIPYRFEPFGDGRRNPDYNELMRKVADDVFDAAVGDIAIVTNRTRIVDFTQPFIATGLVIVAPVSRSKSGAWVFLKPFTVEMWSVTAAAFVVIAVVIWILEHRVNDDFRGSPRRQLITMFMFSFSTLFKANQEQTISTLGRMVMVVWLFLLLVITSSYTANLTSILTVQRLSSSITGIDSLIAGSWPIGYQVGSFAYSYLTESLNIPGSRLISLGSPEEYEKALRLGPSRGGVAAIVDELPYVELFLSNQTDYGIVGQPFTKSGWGFVFQKDSPLAVDMSTTILKLAETGKLQKLHEKWFCKHGCASEKGRRPDRNELHFSSFRALFLLCGGFTLAALLVFFIRTVRQYMRYTRKKQMGPSTPSSSARSSARFSVVIHNFFEFIDEKEEAIKKIFTQHDDVQPQTSGSGI; from the exons ATGAAGATCACGCCACTTTCCCTTTTGGTGCTGATCCTTCTTGGTCACTCCGTGTGCTGTCAAAGGCCTGCAGTTGTAAATGTCGGCGCGATTTTCAGTTTCGATACTGTGATTGGGAGAGTTGCCaaggcggccatggaagccgcGGCCTCTAATATCAACGAGGAGCCGAGCATTCTCAATGGTACTAAGCTCAATCTGATCGTGGAGGATGCAAATTGCAGCGTTTTCATGGGGGCAATTAGAG caTTGCAGGTGATTGGGAGAGAAGTAGTGGCAATAATTGGCCCACAGTCTTCTTCCATAGCTCATGTGATTTCTGAGATTGCCAACAATCTGCAACTCCCTCTTGTCTCTTATGCTGCCTCTGATCCCACTCTGTCAGCCTTGCAGTTCCCCTACTTTTTCCGAACTATACAAAGCGATTCCTACcaaatggcagccatggccgatttgATTCACTTTTATGAGTGGAAAGAGGTCATTGCCATCTATGTGGATAATGAGTACGGAAGGAATGGAATTTCTGCATTAGGTCATGAGCTTGGgaagaaaatgttaaaaatttcCTTCAAATTTCCGTTGCCTACTGATTATGATACCGACAGTATAACAGGTGTGCTGAATAAATTGAAATTGCTTGGAACCCGTGTTTATGTTGTCCATGTCAATCCAGACCCAAAATTGAGAATCTTTAACCTTGCCCAAAAACTTGACATGATGGCTAGAAACTATGTGTGGCTTGCAACGGATTGGCTTTCTGCTACACTAGATACACTCTCCCCAGAGAATCAAACTTCATTGACAATCCTTGAAGGTGTAGTTGGGTTCCGTCAACATGTCCCACAAACCACTCAGGAAAAGGCCTTTGTGTCTCGATGGAGAAAGATGCAGCAGGATGGGAAAGTAAATTCTGAATTGAATGTTTATGGACTTTACGCATATGATACAGTATGGGCAGTTGCGTATGCAATTGATAAATTTCTGAATGCGCACAACAACATAAGATTTTCTTTGAGTAGCAAGCTACAAGATGCAAAGGGATCTAATATACAGCTTGGAAATCTCAAAGTTTTTGATGGCGGCAAACTTCTAGTCAAGATATTACAGGACACGAGCTTTACAGGTTTGACAGGCCAATTTCAATTCAATCCCGATCGGAACCTTGTGAGCAGCGCTTATGATGTTATTAACATTGCGCGGATGGCAATTCGTACGGTAGGTTATTGGTCCAATTATTCAGGTCTCTCTATTTCTCCACCTGAAACTTTTAAAGGAGAAGAAATTACCAAATCCTCTTTAGATTGGAAACTTGACGGTGTTACATGGCCTGGCGGGATAACAGAAAGGCCACGTGGATGGGTGGTTTCAGACAATGGAAGGCCGTTTCGAATTGCGGCGCCAAATAGAGCCAGTTTCGTTGAATTTGTGACAGAGATACACGGCAGCCACAGCATGCATGGTTACTGCATTGATGTGTTTAATGAAGCCCGAAAGCTAGTTCCATATGATATCCCTTACAGATTTGAGCCATTTGGGGATGGTCGGCGCAATCCCGATTATAACGAACTTATGAGGAAGGTTGCAGATGAT GTGTTTGATGCGGCTGTTGGAGACATTGCAATTGTGACGAACCGCACAAGGATTGTTGATTTTACCCAGCCTTTTATTGCCACAGGTCTAGTCATAGTGGCTCCCGTCAGCAGGTCAAAGTCAGGCGCATGGGTGTTTCTCAAACCATTCACAGTAGAGATGTGGTCTGTCACTGCAGCTGCCTTTGTGGTAATTGCAGTGGTTATCTGGATTCTTGAGCATCGTGTCAACGATGATTTCCGGGGTTCTCCTAGGAGGCAGCTCATAACAATGTTCAT GTTCAGCTTCTCAACTCTATTCAAGGCAAATC AAGAACAGACGATAAGCACACTTGGAAGGATGGTAATGGTGGTCTGGCTTTTCCTTTTGTTGGTGATCACATCAAGTTACACAGCAAACCTGACTTCAATCCTTACAGTCCAGCGGCTTTCATCATCCATCACAGGAATTGACAGCCTAATTGCCGGAAGCTGGCCTATTGGCTATCAAGTGGGCTCATTTGCTTATAGCTATTTAACGGAGAGTCTTAACATACCTGGATCCAGACTCATTTCTCTTGGCTCCCCTGAAGAATACGAGAAAGCACTTCGGCTGGGACCAAGCAGAGGAGGAGTGGCAGCTATTGTGGATGAACTTCCATATGTCGAATTATTTCTGTCAAATCAGACGGATTATGGTATTGTCGGGCAGCCATTCACAAAGAGTGGGTGGGGATTT GTTTTTCAGAAAGACTCTCCGCTAGCTGTTGACATGTCCACGACGATCCTCAAGCTTGCTGAGACCGGAAAACTTCAGAAGCTACACGAGAAGTGGTTCTGCAAGCATGGTTGTGCATCGGAGAAGGGAAGAAGGCCTGATCGCAATGAGCTCCACTTCAGCAGCTTCCGGGCTCTTTTCCTTCTATGTGGTGGCTTCACTCTTGCTGCCCTGCTAGTGTTTTTCATCCGAACTGTTCGCCAGTACATGCGATACACCAGGAAGAAGCAGATGGGGCCCTCTACCCCCTCGTCCTCTGCGCGATCAAGTGCCCGCTTTTCAGTTGTCATTCATAACTTCTTCGAGTTCATTGACGAGAAGGAAGAAGCCATCAAGAAGATATTTACTCAACACGACGATGTTCAACCTCAGACAAGTGGATCAGGAATTTGA